One part of the Coffea eugenioides isolate CCC68of chromosome 10, Ceug_1.0, whole genome shotgun sequence genome encodes these proteins:
- the LOC113750770 gene encoding uncharacterized protein LOC113750770: MAVAAGLIDANLLLASVLCWEEVLALVWRATRNGRFLFPLIERTEKLCFSDVRRASCVSETASSSYRHYAPRSVFHFSPVSGAYNHIYFFVLASALRFLARAEGGSALFPPALLLAAKGLFCLSKVKLLPPLPLFRRHYDNALEMYVSLSFSPAKLCSHQMDRNAMRRKKYAEMPPLKKAALLRSRREAKAARKAGNALPARVRKVPLAYVETGVSFPDTYRMPCRSEDPTSVHSQPSGSTDVVFRAENAFAMVEGLEFMSEQLPGSFNSCSSSSFAGKMPVQVTPLPQELPSCNALVPVKYQGSSSGAEPEKIPVHSTDFQLNVFPVHRKDAPRFKPTSGCSGIGSREVNRSATPSFSRPPNKKRSAPGTVTSHASATKRTASSSNLSRLANISDASLILPDAPDCQHCGAKRFHLEPPTFCCSGGEISIVAPPMPYDLKRLFIGNDEESAHFRNNVRTYNNNLGFTSFAAKYDADLTKNTKGVYTFRVQGQVYHFLDGLIHLGEKPSGIQLYFFDTDEELAKRLSNSDKLRENTLKLLMRVLSDNPYARFFRSLRDVPNIDNLNIVLNCYPSLDQRLYNLPTASQVAAIWTESEDQSSDRRAHIQVYSRSAGSHRIQYYYGCYDPLQYPLLFPRGECGWHHGIKRLHKRKRGGDTCETDLNIDPTSVNSSSELIALEQRAADRGKSEDDTVSVREYYCYRFQIRDNDESMLLHTLRLLQQFSVDGYVKIETSRLDFHRHRQNKIRSEALQGVLDSVSIGQTAASKVGRKVFLPASFIGGPRDMRRRYLDAMALVQKFRKSDIFLTMTCNPAWKEIQENLKYHEKPQDRPDLLARVFRAKFELLKAEILNKQIFGDVTACVYVIEFQKRGFPHAHLLLILKPGHKLLNPKSYDKVVCAELPDRDRYPHLYSLVVKHMIHGPCGAMDKSCPCMRDGFCKNHYPKNFCAQTTHGEDTYPNYRRRDDGRRVKVRRFTLDNRWVVPYNPYLLALFDCHINVEICSTLKLVKYLYKYVFKGHDLVSFKVISCESDNDVDEIKDFQKGRWVSPPEAFWRIYEFKLNEMTPAVYTLQVHLPD; the protein is encoded by the exons GCTTACaatcatatttatttttttgttttagctTCTGCTCTGCGCTTCTTAGCTCGTGCGG AAGGCGGTTCTGCCCTTTTTCCTCCTGCTCTATTGTTGGCTGCCAAAGGATTGTTCTGCCTATCTAAGGTTAAG CTTTTGCCTCCTTTGCCCTTATTCCGTCGGCACTATGATAATGCATTAGAGATGTACGTTagtctttctttttcccctGCTAAGCTGTGTAGTCATCAGATGGATAGAAATGCTATGCGCCGCAAAAAATATGCGGAGATGCCGCCTCTGAAGAAAGCGGCGCTTCTGCGCTCTCGAAGAGAAGCAAAAGCAGCAAGGAAAGCTGGAAATGCTTTACCTGCGCGCGTTCGCAAGGTTCCATTAGCCTATGTCGAAACTGGTGTATCTTTCCCAGATACCTATCGTATGCCATGTCGTTCTGAAGATCCAACCTCTGTGCATTCTCAGCCGTCGGGAAGCACAGATGTTGTCTTCCGCGCTGAAAATGCATTTGCGATGGTAGAAGGGTTAGAATTCATGTCTGAACAGCTACCTGGTTCCTTTAACAGTTGTTCTTCTTCCTCGTTTGCTGGAAAAATGCCTGTGCAAGTTACACCTCTTCCTCAAG AGCTTCCATCCTGTAATGCCCTTGTCCCAGTAAAATATCAGGGGTCGTCTTCTGGTGCAGAACCAGAAAAGATCCCCGTTCATTCTACTGATTTCCAGCTCA ACGTGTTTCCTGTTCACAGAAAGGATGCGCCCAGGTTCAAACCAACATCTGGTTGTTCGGGTATAGGGAGCAGAGAAGTTAATCGTTCTGCTACTCCATCTTTTTCTCGGCCCCCTAACAAAAAACGCAGCGCTCCTGGCACTGTTACCAGCCACGCATCAG CGACAAAACGAACAGCTTCGAGTTCAAATCTATCTCGACTTGCCAATATTTCTGATGCGTCTCTGATTCTGCCTGATGCTCCTGATTGTCAACATTGTGGAGCAAAAAGGTTCCATTTGGAACCTCCTACCTTTTGCTGCTCGGGAGGAGAAATCTCTATCGTCGCTCCTCCGATGCCTTATGATTTAAAACGCTTGTTCATTGGCAACGATGAAGAGAGTGCCCACTTCAGAAATAATGTTCGTACTTATAACAACAACCTTGGCTTTACATCATTTGCTGCGAAGTATGACGCTGATTTAACAAAGAACACGAAAGGTGTCTATACCTTCCGTGTCCAAGGCCAAGTCTACCACTTTCTTGATGGCCTTATTCACTTGGGCGAGAAACCTTCTGGCATCCAGTTATACTTCTTTGACACCGATGAGGAATTAGCAAAGAGGCTTAGTAACTCTGATAAGCTGCGAGAAAACACTTTAAAATTGCTTATGCGAGTTCTTTCTGATAATCCTTATGCCCGCTTCTTTAGGAGCCTTAGGGATGTTCCAAACATTGACAACCTAAACATTGTCCTTAATTGTTATCCTTCACTTGACCAGCGACTCTATAATCTTCCCACTGCCTCGCAAGTTGCAGCTATATGGACTGAGAGTGAAGATCAGTCGTCCGATAGGCGCGCTCATATTCAGGTTTATTCTCGCTCAGCTGGTAGCCATAGGATTCAGTATTACTACGGCTGTTATGACCCTTTGCAATACCCTCTCCTTTTCCCTCGTGGTGAGTGTGGCTGGCACCATGGAATTAAGCGCCTTCACAAAAGGAAGAGAGGAGGGGACACTTGTGAGACTGATCTCAACATCGATCCAACTTCAGTTAACTCCTCGTCAGAGTTAATTGCTTTGGAGCAGAGAG CTGCTGACCGAGGCAAATCAGAGGATGATACTGTTTCGGTTAGGGAGTACTACTGTTATAGATTTCAGATACGGGACAACGATGAATCGATGTTGTTGCACACTCTTAGATTGCTGCAGCAGTTTTCGGTTGATGGTTATGTCAAGATAGAAACATCTAGGCTTGATTTTCATAGACATCGCCAAAACAAAATACGCTCTGAAGCTCTGCAAGGAGTTCTTGACAGTGTTTCTATTGGCCAAACTGCTGCTTCTAAGGTTGGTCGTAAGGTCTTCTTACCAGCTTCCTTTATAGGTGGCCCGAGGGACATGCGCCGTCGCTACCTTGATGCAATGGCTTTGGTCCAAAAGTTCAGGAAATCGGATATCTTCCTAACTATGACATGCAATCCAGCATGGAaagagattcaagaaaacttGAAATACCATGAAAAACCTCAGGATCGGCCAGACCTTCTAGCTAGAGTTTTCAGAGCCAAGTTTGAACTTCTTAAAGCAGAAATTCTGAATAAACAAATCTTTGGCGACGTTACAGCGTGCGTTTATGTGATCGAGTTTCAGAAGCGAGGCTTTCCTCATGCCCATCTATTATTGATCTTAAAACCTGGTCACAAGCTACTTAATCCAAAGTCATACGACAAAGTAGTTTGTGCTGAGCTGCCCGACAGAGATCGATATCCTCACTTATATTCTCTTGTTGTCAAGCATATGATCCATGGTCCTTGCGGAGCCATGGATAAATCTTGTCCTTGCATGAGAGATGGATTCTGTAAAAATCACTATCCAAAAAATTTTTGTGCTCAAACGACTCATGGTGAGGATACTTATCCAAATTATAGGCGAAGAGATGATGGCAGGAGAGTCAAGGTCCGCAGATTTACTCTTGATAATAGATGGGTTGTGCCTTACAACCCATACCTGCTTGCCTTATTTGATTGCCACATCAATGTGGAAATTTGTTCAACTCTTAAACTCGTGAAATACTTGTATAAATATGTTTTCAAAGGACATGATCTGGTGAGCTTTAAGGTTATTTCCTGTGAATCAGACAATGATGTTGATGAAATAAAGGACTTTCAGAAAGGTAGATGGGTTTCGCCTCCGGAAGCTTTTTGGCGCATTTATGAATTTAAGCTCAATGAAATGACTCCAGCAGTTTACACCCTTCAAGTTCATCTTCCAGACTAA
- the LOC113748960 gene encoding uncharacterized protein LOC113748960 codes for MEVPELPECPVCLNPYDAVSSVPRVLSCGHSTCEVCISQLPNPFPNTIRCPSCTQIVKLPGRPSSLPKNIDLLRLSSSLVHPHHPPDDRPKKVTPREESAPQLNPFMPTLWSREFYLNWKNWVLPNDCVLVERTDSQEDGLFGLSYGKIVRNVDNFDVRCILRENEKVGLVKVGVFRDQSERQDGKEGVLCSKFKYSYEAKIVKVLFLMKENERDELEMILKESLKIKRVGKICGFWCNEEDNGVFMVFERFSRGLAKSTWELEEGFLAKIEEEGHKVSKMGGFGLIGMEICEVVNDLHVEGFVLGCLSVHCFGLDEFGRVFIDFGEVLGVGRRVCRAISGNEELENELFKKFAFVSPEVVIESLRNQGIELGDGSLEYKVGFGSDVWSLACVLIWLLAGKSFSEEMNNYCKCLFSTVNDQKGCNYVDLYMGWKEKIAGLLEGGLRLGFASLKDMLCKCLEFDPGSRPVLIEVWKCIRKLTILPELDISLEPEIDAIRRIPSHCILFGNLCDSSMKSKKGRSRHVAGGSLRRDENEVEGLTVDGDVNGLSNGHAQCINLKGHLDCISGLAVGGGFLFSSAHDKIVNVWSLQDFSHVHSFRSHEHRVTAVVFVDEGEPLCISADNGGVICIWSAKFPLDTAPIRKLFEEKDWRFSGIQALAVSGNGCLYTGSGSRSIKAWSLQDYSLMCTMTGHKSIVSSLAVSNGILYSGSWDGTVRLWSLNDHTPLAVLEDERPNALSPVRCLVVDGNLLLVAQENGYVMMWYNDVLVKSSQVQNGVLFSINKSGKWLFTGGWDKTVSVLELSGDGTQTEATLTGSVSVDSIVTALVYWEGKLFVGQANGALKVCYSGL; via the exons ATGGAGGTTCCGGAGCTACCGGAGTGCCCGGTCTGCTTGAACCCCTACGACGCCGTTTCATCTGTCCCCCGAGTCCTCTCCTGCGGCCACTCGACCTGCGAAGTCTGTATTTCCCAGCTGCCCAACCCCTTCCCCAACACCATCCGGTGCCCCTCATGCACTCAGATTGTGAAATTACCAGGCCGCCCTTCCTCCCTCCCCAAGAACATAGACCTCCTCCGCCTCTCCTCCTCTCTCGTCCATCCCCACCACCCTCCGGACGACAGGCCCAAAAAGGTCACTCCACGGGAAGAATCGGCACCCCAACTTAATCCGTTCATGCCCACTTTATGGTCTcgtgaattttacttgaattgGAAGAATTGGGTTTTGCCGAACGACTGCGTTTTGGTTGAGAGAACGGATTCTCAGGAAGATGGGCTCTTTGGTTTATCTTATGGGAAAATTGTGAGAAATGTGGATAATTTTGATGTTAGGTGTATTTTGAGGGAGAATGAGAAAGTGGGTCTCGTTAAAGTTGGGGTTTTTAGGGATCAAAGTGAAAGACAAGATGGAAAAGAGGGGGTTTTATGTAGTAAGTTTAAGTACAGTTATGAAGCAAAGATCGTGAAAGTTTTGTTTTTgatgaaagaaaatgaaagagatgAATTGGAAATGATTTTGAAAGAAAGTTTGAAGATTAAAAGAGTTGGAAAAATTTGTGGGTTTTGGTGTAATGAGGAAGACAATGGTGTTTTTATGGTGTTTGAGAGGTTTAGCAGGGGTTTAGCGAAGAGTACATGGGAATTGGAAGAGGGGTTTTTGGCGAAAATTGAAGAGGAGGGACATAAAGTGAGCAAGATGGGTGGTTTTGGGTTGATTGGAATGGAGATATGTGAAGTGGTTAATGATTTACATGTCGAAGGATTTGTCCTTGGATGTTTGAGCGTCCATTGTTTTGGTTTGGATGAATTTGGTCGTGTTTTCATCGATTTTGGTGAGGTTTTGGGAGTAGGTAGGAGAGTCTGTAGGGCGATCAGTGGAAATGAGGAGCTGGAAAATGAGTTGTTCAAGAAGTTTGCGTTTGTTAGTCCAGAGGTGGTAATTGAGTCGTTAAGGAATCAGGGTATTGAGTTAGGGGATGGGAGTTTGGAATATAAGGTTGGATTCGGATCGGATGTTTGGTCGTTAGCTTGTGTTCTTATCTGGCTTCTTGCTGGGAAGTCATTCTCTGAAGAGATGAATAATTACTGTAAGTGTCTTTTCAGTACAGTGAATGATCAAAAGGGTTGTAATTATGTGGACTTGTATATGGGTTGGAAGGAGAAAATTGCTGGCTTGTTAGAAGGTGGATTACGTTTGGGATTTGCTTCTCTGAAGGATATGctgtgcaagtgtttggagttcgatCCTGGAAGTCGACCAGTTTTAATTGAAGTATGGAAATGCATTAGGAAATTGACTATTCTACCTGAGCTTGATATATCACTCGAGCCAGAGATTGATGCGATCAGGAGGATCCCAAGTCATTGTATATTGTTCGGGAATCTCTGTGATTCATCAATGAAGAGTAAGAAAGGAAGATCTAGACATGTTGCAGGTGGCTCATTAAGAAGAGATGAAAATGAAGTGGAGGGGTTGACGGTTGATGGTGACGTTAATGGCCTCTCCAATGGTCATGCCCAGTGCATTAACTTGAAGGGTCATCTCGATTGTATCTCAGGATTAGCTGTTGGAG gggGTTTTCTCTTCAGCTCTGCGCATGACAAAATAGTCAATGTATGGTCTTTGCAG GATTTTTCTCATGTCCATTCATTTAGAAGCCATGAACATAGAGTTACAGCAGTGGTTTTTGTGGATGAAGGAGAACCGTTGTGCATAAGTGCTGATAATGGAGGTGTTATATGCATCTGGAGTGCCAAATTTCCCCTGGATACAGCACCAATAAGGAAATTGTTTGAGGAGAAAGATTGGCGCTTCAGTGGTATTCAGGCCCTAGCTGTTTCTGGTAATGGATGTCTGTATACTGGCAGTGGCAGCAGGTCAATAAAAGCTTGGTCATTGCAG GATTACTCTTTGATGTGCACCATGACTGGTCATAAATCAATAGTCTCCTCCTTGGCAGTTTCCAATGGGATTCTGTACAGTGGAAGTTGGGACGGAACTGTTCGATTATGGTCTTTAAATGACCACACTCCTTTGGCTGTACTAGAGGATGAAAGACCTAATGCTCTGAGTCCTGTTCGATGTCTTGTTGTGGATGGGAATTTGCTTCTTGTGGCTCAGGAGAATGGCTATGTCATG ATGTGGTACAATGATGTGCTTGTGAAGTCCTCTCAAGTTCAAAATGGTGTTTTATTCTCCATTAACAAGAGTGGAAAGTGGCTTTTCACCGGGGGTTGGGACAAGACTGTCAGTGTGTTA GAGCTTTCTGGAGATGGTACCCAAACAGAAGCCACCCTGACTGGATCAGTTTCTGTTGATTCTATTGTAACTGCTTTAGTTTACTGGGAAGGAAAGCTGTTTGTGGGACAGGCTAATGGTGCTCTCAAG GTGTGCTACTCTGGGTTATGA